One genomic window of Cannabis sativa cultivar Pink pepper isolate KNU-18-1 chromosome 2, ASM2916894v1, whole genome shotgun sequence includes the following:
- the LOC115719600 gene encoding ras-related protein Rab11C isoform X1, translating into MAHRVDHEYDYLFKIVLIGDSGVGKSNILSRYTRNEFCLESKSTIGVEFATRTLQAKGKTVKAQIWDTAGQERYRAITSAYYRGAVGALLVYDITKRQTFDNVQRWLRELRDHADSNIVIMMAGNKSDLNHLRAVSEDDGQSLAEKEGLSFLETSALEATNVEKAFQTILTEIYHIISKKALAAQEVATNTALPGQGTSINVNEASGNAKKSCCST; encoded by the exons ATGGCTCATAGGGTAGACCACGAATACGATTACTTGTTCAAGATCGTGCTCATCGGAGACTCAGGCGTTGGAAAATCCAACATTCTTTCGAGGTATACCAGAAACGAGTTTTGTTTGGAATCGAAATCTACCATCGGCGTTGAGTTCGCTACCAGGACTCTCCAGGCAA AAGGAAAGACGGTTAAGGCACAAATATGGGATACAGCAGGTCAGGAGCGGTACCGTGCTATCACCAGTGCTTACTACAGAGGTGCAGTTGGTGCACTGCTTGTGTATGACATAACTAAGAGGCAAACTTTTGACAATGTCCAGAGGTGGCTGCGTGAGTTGAGGGACCATGCGGATTCTAACATTGTCATCATGATGGCTGGAAACAAGTCGGACTTAAACCATCTTAGAGCTGTTTCAGAAGATGATGGTCAGTCCTTGGCTGAGAAGGAAGGCCTTTCATTTCTTGAGACATCGGCGCTGGAAGCAACTAATGTTGAGAAGGCATTTCAGACCATTTTGACTGAAATCTATCACATCATAAGCAAAAAAGCCTTGGCAGCTCAAGAAGTAGCTACAAATACTGCACTTCCTGGTCAAGGAACCTCTATAAATGTTAATGAAGCTTCTGGGAATGCAAAGAAAAGTTGCTGCTCCACTTAA
- the LOC115719600 gene encoding ras-related protein Rab11C isoform X2, producing the protein MAHRVDHEYDYLFKIVLIGDSGVGKSNILSRYTRNEFCLESKSTIGVEFATRTLQVEGKTVKAQIWDTAGQERYRAITSAYYRGAVGALLVYDITKRQTFDNVQRWLRELRDHADSNIVIMMAGNKSDLNHLRAVSEDDGQSLAEKEGLSFLETSALEATNVEKAFQTILTEIYHIISKKALAAQEVATNTALPGQGTSINVNEASGNAKKSCCST; encoded by the exons ATGGCTCATAGGGTAGACCACGAATACGATTACTTGTTCAAGATCGTGCTCATCGGAGACTCAGGCGTTGGAAAATCCAACATTCTTTCGAGGTATACCAGAAACGAGTTTTGTTTGGAATCGAAATCTACCATCGGCGTTGAGTTCGCTACCAGGACTCTCCAG GTAGAAGGAAAGACGGTTAAGGCACAAATATGGGATACAGCAGGTCAGGAGCGGTACCGTGCTATCACCAGTGCTTACTACAGAGGTGCAGTTGGTGCACTGCTTGTGTATGACATAACTAAGAGGCAAACTTTTGACAATGTCCAGAGGTGGCTGCGTGAGTTGAGGGACCATGCGGATTCTAACATTGTCATCATGATGGCTGGAAACAAGTCGGACTTAAACCATCTTAGAGCTGTTTCAGAAGATGATGGTCAGTCCTTGGCTGAGAAGGAAGGCCTTTCATTTCTTGAGACATCGGCGCTGGAAGCAACTAATGTTGAGAAGGCATTTCAGACCATTTTGACTGAAATCTATCACATCATAAGCAAAAAAGCCTTGGCAGCTCAAGAAGTAGCTACAAATACTGCACTTCCTGGTCAAGGAACCTCTATAAATGTTAATGAAGCTTCTGGGAATGCAAAGAAAAGTTGCTGCTCCACTTAA